One Streptomyces hundungensis DNA segment encodes these proteins:
- a CDS encoding peptide-N4-asparagine amidase, which yields MRRRRIMSMLGGLTLAAGLVLGAGPAAAADTPPAEFGTDWHDPLTAAPPVTTPHTTSCRVTLAEAQFRDFTPYKGSYTPPKGCGDRWSKVVLRLDGTVKGRQYDRLGYLHVGGTEVLRTSTPEPSVDGIAWNVEKDVTRYSATFRSAQPVEMLIGNTVNDTYTGVIDVKVTLTFYAAEGRTQPAVTPDTVLPLDTPRVTTPRNAERVVAEVYATGSGGGCEEFWYLAVPDPAPYSCKAPAGPNREVQVRVDGQLAGIAAPFPTVWTGGWSNPFLWYVLPAPRAFDVKPVEYDLTPYAALLNDGRPHQVEVSVAGVPAGQDGWSTPTNLLIWQDKASKVVTGALSRHEESAPVNSTSYKPSSAELRLDATSEHRLTTAGYLDTSHGRVTTTVDRSVTSDSTHRWTEGENVDALKGSWRDDQSVTTSGRGPALTVRDHRTYTMDGTTTIGADSRLRTAITLGDRADSVTLRGARPTAFSHLDDTYRGDASWTMNVPREQRHATGTSAERYRLYGSDGCYDRSLKTAQGALTQDVRRC from the coding sequence ATGAGACGACGAAGGATCATGTCCATGCTCGGCGGCCTGACCCTGGCCGCCGGTCTGGTGCTCGGCGCGGGCCCGGCCGCGGCCGCCGACACCCCGCCCGCCGAGTTCGGCACCGACTGGCACGACCCGCTGACCGCGGCGCCCCCGGTGACGACCCCGCACACCACGTCCTGTCGGGTCACCCTCGCCGAGGCCCAGTTCCGCGACTTCACGCCCTACAAGGGGAGTTACACCCCGCCCAAGGGCTGCGGCGACCGGTGGAGCAAGGTGGTGCTCCGCCTCGACGGCACGGTCAAGGGGCGCCAGTACGACCGGCTCGGCTATCTCCACGTGGGCGGGACCGAGGTGCTGCGCACCTCCACGCCGGAGCCCTCCGTGGACGGCATCGCCTGGAACGTAGAGAAGGACGTCACGCGCTACAGCGCCACCTTCCGCTCCGCCCAGCCCGTCGAGATGCTCATCGGCAACACCGTGAACGACACCTACACCGGGGTCATCGACGTCAAGGTCACCCTCACCTTCTACGCCGCCGAAGGGCGCACCCAGCCCGCCGTGACCCCCGATACGGTGCTTCCCCTCGACACCCCGCGGGTGACCACGCCCCGCAACGCCGAGCGCGTCGTCGCCGAGGTGTACGCGACCGGATCGGGCGGCGGCTGCGAGGAGTTCTGGTATCTGGCGGTCCCCGACCCCGCCCCGTACTCCTGCAAGGCGCCCGCCGGCCCCAACCGGGAGGTGCAGGTCAGGGTCGACGGCCAACTCGCGGGCATCGCCGCGCCGTTCCCCACCGTATGGACGGGAGGCTGGTCCAACCCCTTCCTCTGGTACGTCCTGCCCGCACCCCGCGCCTTCGACGTGAAGCCCGTCGAGTACGACCTGACGCCGTACGCGGCCCTGCTCAACGACGGCCGCCCGCACCAGGTCGAGGTGTCCGTGGCCGGGGTTCCCGCCGGGCAGGACGGCTGGTCCACGCCCACCAACCTCCTCATCTGGCAGGACAAGGCGAGCAAGGTCGTCACCGGCGCGCTGAGCCGCCACGAGGAGTCGGCGCCGGTCAACTCGACCAGCTACAAACCGAGTTCGGCCGAGCTGCGGCTCGACGCCACCAGCGAGCACCGGCTCACCACGGCCGGATACCTCGACACCTCGCACGGCCGCGTCACCACGACGGTGGACCGCTCGGTGACGTCCGACTCGACGCACCGCTGGACCGAGGGCGAGAACGTCGATGCCCTGAAGGGGAGTTGGCGCGACGACCAGAGCGTCACGACATCCGGCCGGGGCCCCGCGCTGACCGTCCGCGACCACCGTACGTACACGATGGACGGCACGACCACCATCGGCGCGGACAGCCGGCTGCGCACCGCCATCACCCTCGGGGACCGCGCGGACTCCGTGACCCTGCGCGGCGCGCGCCCCACCGCCTTCTCCCACCTCGACGACACCTATCGCGGTGACGCCTCCTGGACCATGAACGTGCCGCGCGAGCAGCGGCACGCCACCGGCACCTCCGCCGAGCGCTACCGCTTGTACGGCTCGGACGGCTGCTACGACCGGAGCCTGAAGACGGCACAGGGCGCCCTGACCCAGGACGTCCGGCGCTGCTGA
- a CDS encoding metal-dependent hydrolase yields the protein MMGPAHSLSGAASWLGVGAAAAAAGHPMPWPVLAVGALITAGAALAPDLDHKSATISRAFGPISKGLCGIVDELSHAVYKATRGPGDPRRNGGHRTLTHTWLWAVLIGAGASAAAVFGGRWAVLAILFVHLVLAVEGLLWRAARVSSDVLVWLLGGTSAWILAGVLDKPGNGSDWLFTGPGQEYLWLGLPIILGALVHDIGDALTVSGCPILWPIPLGRKRWAPVGPPKAMRFRAGSWVELKVLMPVFMVLGGLGAAGALNVI from the coding sequence ATGATGGGACCAGCGCACTCACTGTCGGGGGCCGCTTCCTGGCTCGGGGTGGGCGCCGCCGCTGCCGCCGCCGGACACCCCATGCCGTGGCCGGTGCTCGCCGTGGGCGCCCTCATCACGGCAGGCGCGGCCCTCGCGCCCGACCTCGACCACAAGTCGGCGACCATCTCGCGCGCCTTCGGGCCGATCTCCAAAGGCCTCTGCGGCATCGTGGACGAGCTGTCGCACGCGGTCTACAAGGCGACCCGGGGCCCCGGCGACCCCCGCCGCAACGGCGGCCACCGCACCCTGACCCACACCTGGCTCTGGGCCGTTCTGATCGGGGCGGGCGCCTCGGCGGCGGCGGTGTTCGGCGGGCGCTGGGCGGTCCTCGCGATCCTCTTCGTGCATCTGGTGCTCGCCGTGGAAGGCCTGCTGTGGCGGGCCGCGCGGGTCTCCAGCGACGTGCTGGTGTGGCTGCTCGGCGGGACCAGCGCGTGGATCCTCGCGGGCGTCCTCGACAAGCCGGGCAACGGCTCGGACTGGCTCTTCACCGGGCCCGGCCAGGAGTACCTGTGGCTGGGTCTGCCGATCATTCTCGGCGCGCTCGTGCACGACATCGGTGACGCCCTGACGGTCTCGGGGTGCCCGATCCTGTGGCCCATTCCGCTGGGCCGCAAGCGGTGGGCGCCCGTGGGGCCGCCGAAGGCGATGCGGTTCCGTGCCGGGAGCTGGGTGGAGCTGAAGGTTCTGATGCCGGTGTTCATGGTGCTGGGGGGTCTGGGGGCGGCGGGCGCCCTGAACGTCATCTGA
- a CDS encoding acyl-CoA thioesterase has product MTNPAERLVDLLDLEQIEVNIFRGRSPEESLQRVFGGQVAGQALVAAGRTTDGERPVHSLHAYFLRPGRPGVPIVYQVERVRDGRSFTTRRVTAVQQGRTIFNLTASFHRPEPGSIEHQLPPRLDFPEPESLPTVTEEIRAHLGALPEALERMARRQPFDIRYVDRLRWTPKEIEGADPRSAVWMRAVGPLGDDPLVHTCALTYASDMTLLDAVRIPVEPLWGPRGFDMASLDHAMWFHRPFRADEWFLYDQESPVSTGGRGLARGRIYNRAGELLVSVVQEGLFRPLTLSGD; this is encoded by the coding sequence ATGACCAACCCGGCGGAGAGACTCGTCGACCTCCTCGACCTGGAGCAGATCGAGGTCAACATCTTCCGCGGCCGCAGCCCCGAGGAGTCCCTCCAGCGGGTCTTCGGCGGCCAGGTCGCGGGCCAGGCCCTGGTCGCGGCCGGGCGCACCACGGACGGCGAGCGCCCGGTGCACTCGCTGCACGCCTACTTCCTGCGGCCGGGCCGTCCCGGCGTGCCGATCGTCTACCAGGTGGAGCGGGTCCGCGACGGGCGGTCCTTCACCACCCGGCGGGTCACCGCGGTGCAGCAGGGCCGCACGATCTTCAACCTGACGGCGTCGTTCCACCGTCCGGAGCCCGGCAGCATCGAGCACCAGCTGCCGCCGCGCCTGGACTTCCCCGAGCCGGAGTCGCTGCCCACGGTCACCGAGGAGATCCGCGCGCACCTGGGGGCGCTGCCGGAGGCCCTGGAGCGGATGGCGCGCCGCCAGCCGTTCGACATCCGGTACGTGGACCGGCTGCGCTGGACGCCCAAGGAGATCGAGGGCGCGGATCCGCGCAGCGCGGTGTGGATGCGCGCGGTGGGCCCGCTCGGCGACGACCCGCTGGTGCACACCTGCGCGTTGACGTACGCCAGCGACATGACGCTGCTCGACGCGGTGCGCATCCCGGTCGAGCCGCTGTGGGGTCCGCGCGGCTTCGACATGGCCTCCCTCGACCACGCCATGTGGTTCCACCGCCCCTTCCGCGCCGACGAGTGGTTCCTGTACGACCAGGAGTCCCCGGTCTCGACGGGCGGGCGGGGCCTCGCCCGGGGCCGGATCTACAACCGCGCGGGCGAACTGCTGGTGTCGGTGGTCCAGGAAGGCCTCTTCCGCCCCCTCACCCTGTCCGGCGACTGA
- a CDS encoding ABC transporter ATP-binding protein has translation MIGVAAPQYDPAAPESATTLPVGTPATVRAYIRELLRRHRGAFAILIGTNAVAVIASMVGPYLLGGVVEDLSAGARDLQLGRVAALFATALVVQTVFVRIVRLRGGMLGEEMLADLREDFLVRSVGLPPSVLERAGTGDLLSRITTDVDRLANAMREAVPQLAIGVVWAALLLGALGVTAPPLALAVLVALPVLVTGCRWYFRRAPAAYRSEAAGYAAVASVLTETVDAGRTVEAHRLGARRIALSDRRIREWTAWERYTLFLRSVLFPVVSVTHMTIMVSVLTLGGVFVLKDWITVGELTTGALLAQMLVEPVGLILRWYDELQVAQVSIGRLVGVRDIEPDAGDAGVRPSGRHVEADAVRFGYREGVDVLHEVSLSVAPGTRVALVGPSGAGKSTLGRLLAGIYAPRRGSVTLGAAELSRMPAERVREQVALVNQEHHVFVGSLRDNLLLARTGADDAELWAALGAVDADGWARGLDDGLDTEVGSGGLALTPAQAQQIALARLVLADPHTLVLDEATSLLDPRAARHLERSLARVLDGRTVVAIAHRLHTAHDADVIAVVERGRIAELGSHEELVAAGGAYAALWRSWHG, from the coding sequence ATGATCGGCGTGGCAGCACCGCAGTACGACCCGGCGGCCCCCGAGTCGGCCACCACCCTGCCGGTGGGCACCCCGGCGACCGTCCGCGCGTACATACGGGAGCTCTTGCGGCGCCACCGCGGGGCGTTCGCGATCCTGATCGGGACCAACGCCGTCGCCGTCATCGCGTCGATGGTGGGCCCCTACCTCCTGGGCGGCGTCGTCGAGGACCTCTCCGCGGGGGCGCGCGACCTCCAACTGGGGCGCGTGGCCGCCCTGTTCGCGACGGCGCTGGTCGTGCAGACGGTGTTCGTACGGATCGTCCGGCTGCGCGGCGGCATGCTGGGCGAGGAGATGCTGGCCGATCTGCGCGAGGACTTCCTGGTGCGGTCGGTCGGGCTGCCGCCGAGCGTACTCGAACGGGCCGGCACGGGCGACCTGTTGTCCCGGATCACCACGGACGTCGATCGCCTGGCCAACGCGATGCGCGAGGCCGTGCCCCAGCTCGCCATCGGCGTGGTGTGGGCGGCGCTGCTCCTTGGCGCCCTCGGCGTCACGGCCCCGCCGCTCGCCCTCGCGGTGCTCGTCGCGCTGCCGGTCCTGGTGACCGGGTGCCGCTGGTACTTTCGGCGGGCCCCGGCCGCCTACCGCTCGGAGGCCGCCGGGTACGCGGCGGTCGCCTCCGTGCTGACCGAGACGGTCGACGCGGGGCGCACGGTCGAGGCACACCGGCTGGGCGCGCGGCGGATCGCGCTCTCGGACCGGCGGATCCGGGAGTGGACGGCGTGGGAGCGGTACACCCTGTTCCTGCGCTCGGTGCTCTTCCCCGTGGTGAGCGTCACCCATATGACGATCATGGTGTCGGTGCTGACGCTCGGCGGGGTCTTCGTCCTCAAGGACTGGATCACGGTCGGCGAGCTCACCACGGGGGCGCTGCTGGCCCAGATGCTGGTCGAGCCGGTCGGGCTGATCCTGCGCTGGTACGACGAGCTCCAGGTGGCGCAGGTCTCGATCGGCCGTCTGGTCGGGGTCCGCGACATCGAGCCGGACGCGGGGGACGCGGGCGTACGCCCCTCGGGCCGGCACGTCGAGGCGGACGCGGTCCGCTTCGGCTACCGCGAGGGCGTGGACGTCCTGCACGAGGTGTCGCTCTCGGTGGCCCCAGGCACCCGGGTCGCCCTGGTCGGTCCTTCCGGGGCGGGCAAGTCGACGCTGGGCCGGCTGCTCGCCGGGATCTACGCGCCGCGCCGGGGCAGCGTCACGCTCGGCGCGGCGGAGCTCTCGCGGATGCCGGCGGAGCGGGTGCGCGAGCAGGTGGCCCTGGTCAACCAGGAGCACCACGTCTTCGTGGGCTCGCTGCGCGACAACCTGCTCCTGGCCCGCACGGGCGCCGACGACGCCGAACTCTGGGCGGCGCTCGGGGCGGTCGACGCGGACGGGTGGGCGCGGGGGCTGGACGACGGCCTCGACACGGAGGTGGGCTCGGGCGGCCTCGCCCTCACCCCCGCGCAGGCCCAGCAGATCGCGCTGGCCCGTCTGGTCCTGGCCGACCCGCACACGCTGGTCCTGGACGAGGCGACGTCCCTGCTCGACCCCCGGGCCGCCCGCCACCTGGAACGCTCCCTGGCCCGCGTCCTGGACGGCCGCACGGTGGTCGCGATCGCCCACCGCCTGCACACCGCGCACGACGCGGATGTGATCGCGGTGGTGGAGCGGGGGCGGATCGCGGAGCTGGGCAGCCATGAGGAGCTGGTGGCGGCGGGGGGCGCGTACGCCGCGCTCTGGCGATCCTGGCACGGCTAG
- a CDS encoding glutathione peroxidase produces the protein MSLYDIPLRTLTGQATSLAEYKGRAVLLVNVASQCGLTPQYAGLERLQQQYGERGLTVLGVPCNQFGGQEPGTAEEIGTFCSATYGVTFPLLEKTDVNGENRHPLYAELTKTTDAEGEAGDIQWNFEKFLISPQGEVAARVRPRTEPEAPEVVALIEANLPA, from the coding sequence ATGAGCCTGTACGACATTCCGCTGCGCACCCTGACCGGCCAGGCGACCTCGCTCGCCGAGTACAAGGGCCGGGCCGTGCTCCTGGTCAATGTGGCGTCCCAGTGCGGACTGACCCCGCAGTACGCCGGCTTGGAGCGCCTTCAGCAGCAGTACGGCGAGCGCGGCCTGACCGTGCTCGGCGTGCCGTGCAACCAGTTCGGCGGCCAGGAGCCCGGCACCGCCGAGGAGATCGGCACGTTCTGCTCGGCGACGTACGGCGTGACCTTCCCGCTCCTGGAGAAGACCGATGTGAACGGCGAGAACCGGCACCCGCTCTACGCGGAGCTGACGAAGACCACCGACGCCGAGGGTGAGGCCGGCGACATCCAGTGGAACTTCGAGAAGTTCCTGATCTCCCCGCAGGGCGAGGTGGCGGCCCGCGTCCGCCCGCGCACCGAGCCCGAGGCCCCCGAGGTCGTGGCGCTCATCGAGGCCAACCTGCCCGCCTGA
- a CDS encoding DEAD/DEAH box helicase: MILAPVAGSRLRSRARQDGVVTLIDQLPPSADPDALFEAFSTWAEDQGITLYPAQEEALIEVVSGANVILSTPTGSGKSLVAAGAHFAALARDEVTFYTAPIKALVSEKFFDLCKLFGTENVGMLTGDASVNADAPVICCTAEVLASIALRDGKHADIGQVVMDEFHFYAEADRGWAWQIPILELPQAQFVLMSATLGDVSMFEKDLTRRTGRETTVVRSATRPVPLSYEYVTTPITETLTELLETKQSPVYIVHFTQAQAVERAQSLMSINMCTREEKDKIADLIGNFRFTTKFGQNLSRYVRHGIGVHHAGMLPKYRRLVEKLAQAGLLKVICGTDTLGVGVNVPIRTVLFTALTKYDGTRVRTLRAREFHQIAGRAGRAGFDTAGYVVAQAPEHVIENEKALAKAGDDPKKRRKVVRKKAPEGFVAWSDTTFEKLIGSEPEPLTSRFRVTNIMLLSVIARPGNAFEAMRHLLEDNHEPRKAQLRHIRRAIAIYRSLLDGGVVEQLDTPDAEGRTIRLTVDLQQDFALNQPLSTFALAAFDLLDPESPSYALDMVSVVESTLDDPRQILAAMQNKARGEAVGQMKADGVEYEERMERLQDISYPKPLEELLWHAYNVYKTSHPWVGDHPVSPKSVIRDMYERALTFTEFTSWYELARTEGIVLRYLASAYKALDHTIPDDLKTEDLEDLIAWLGEMVRQVDSSLLDEWEQLANPEVQTAEEAQEKADEVKPVTANARAFRVLVRNAMFRRVELAALDNLTALGELDAESGWDADAWGEAMDKYWDEYDDLGTGPDARGPKLLSIEEDAAHGLWRVRQTFADPNGDHGWGISAEVDLAASDEEGRAVLRVTDVGEL; encoded by the coding sequence ATGATCTTGGCGCCGGTGGCCGGTTCCCGCTTACGGTCCCGCGCCAGGCAAGATGGGGTCGTGACCCTTATCGATCAGCTGCCGCCGAGTGCCGACCCCGATGCCCTTTTCGAGGCCTTCTCCACCTGGGCCGAGGACCAGGGCATCACCCTGTACCCGGCCCAGGAGGAGGCGCTGATCGAGGTCGTCTCGGGGGCCAACGTCATTCTGTCCACCCCGACCGGCTCGGGAAAGAGCCTGGTGGCGGCGGGTGCGCACTTCGCGGCGCTGGCCCGGGACGAGGTGACCTTCTACACCGCGCCGATCAAGGCGCTGGTCTCGGAGAAGTTCTTCGACCTGTGCAAGCTGTTCGGCACCGAGAACGTCGGCATGCTCACCGGTGACGCCTCCGTCAACGCGGACGCGCCCGTCATCTGCTGCACCGCCGAGGTGCTCGCCTCCATCGCGCTGCGCGACGGCAAGCACGCCGACATCGGCCAGGTCGTGATGGACGAGTTCCACTTCTACGCCGAGGCCGACCGCGGCTGGGCCTGGCAGATCCCGATCCTGGAGCTCCCCCAGGCGCAGTTCGTCCTGATGTCGGCCACCCTCGGCGACGTCTCGATGTTCGAGAAGGACTTGACGCGCCGCACCGGCCGTGAGACCACCGTGGTCCGCTCGGCGACCCGGCCCGTGCCGCTCTCGTACGAGTACGTCACGACGCCCATCACGGAGACGCTGACCGAGCTGCTCGAAACCAAGCAGTCGCCGGTCTACATCGTGCACTTCACGCAGGCGCAGGCGGTCGAGCGGGCGCAGTCGCTCATGTCGATCAACATGTGTACGCGCGAGGAGAAGGACAAGATCGCCGACCTGATCGGCAACTTCCGCTTCACCACCAAGTTCGGCCAGAACCTGTCCCGTTACGTGCGCCACGGCATCGGCGTCCACCACGCGGGCATGCTGCCCAAGTACCGCCGCCTGGTCGAAAAGCTCGCCCAGGCAGGCCTGTTGAAGGTCATCTGCGGTACGGACACGCTCGGCGTCGGCGTCAACGTCCCCATTCGCACGGTGCTGTTCACGGCCCTGACGAAGTACGACGGCACCCGGGTGCGCACCCTGCGGGCCCGTGAGTTCCACCAGATCGCGGGGCGCGCGGGCCGGGCCGGCTTCGACACGGCGGGCTATGTCGTCGCGCAGGCGCCCGAGCACGTCATCGAGAACGAGAAGGCGCTCGCCAAGGCCGGCGACGACCCGAAGAAGCGCCGCAAGGTGGTCCGCAAGAAGGCCCCCGAGGGCTTCGTGGCCTGGTCGGACACCACCTTCGAGAAGCTGATCGGCTCCGAGCCCGAGCCGCTGACCTCCCGTTTCCGGGTCACCAACATCATGCTGCTCTCGGTGATCGCCCGGCCGGGCAACGCCTTCGAGGCGATGCGGCACCTCCTGGAGGACAACCACGAGCCGCGCAAGGCGCAGCTGCGGCACATCCGCCGGGCCATCGCGATCTACCGCTCGCTGCTCGACGGCGGCGTGGTGGAGCAGCTGGACACCCCCGACGCCGAGGGCCGCACGATCCGGCTCACCGTCGACCTCCAGCAGGACTTCGCCCTGAACCAGCCGCTCTCCACCTTCGCGCTGGCCGCCTTCGACCTCCTCGACCCGGAGTCGCCCTCCTACGCGCTCGACATGGTCTCGGTCGTCGAGTCGACGCTCGACGACCCGCGGCAGATCCTCGCCGCGATGCAGAACAAGGCGCGCGGCGAGGCCGTCGGGCAGATGAAGGCGGACGGCGTCGAGTACGAGGAGCGCATGGAGCGCCTCCAGGACATCTCGTACCCGAAGCCGCTGGAGGAGCTGCTCTGGCACGCGTACAACGTCTACAAGACGTCGCACCCCTGGGTCGGCGACCACCCGGTGTCGCCGAAGTCCGTCATCCGCGACATGTACGAACGGGCGCTCACCTTCACGGAGTTCACCTCCTGGTACGAGCTCGCGCGTACCGAGGGCATCGTCCTGCGCTATCTGGCGAGCGCGTACAAGGCGCTGGACCACACCATCCCCGACGACCTGAAGACCGAGGACCTGGAAGACCTCATCGCCTGGCTCGGTGAGATGGTCCGCCAGGTCGACTCCAGCCTCCTGGACGAGTGGGAGCAGCTCGCCAACCCGGAGGTGCAGACCGCCGAGGAGGCGCAGGAGAAGGCCGACGAGGTCAAGCCGGTCACGGCCAACGCCCGCGCCTTCCGGGTCCTGGTGCGCAACGCGATGTTCCGCCGGGTGGAGCTCGCGGCCCTGGACAACCTCACCGCGCTCGGCGAGCTGGACGCGGAGTCCGGCTGGGACGCGGACGCCTGGGGCGAGGCGATGGACAAGTACTGGGACGAGTACGACGACCTCGGCACCGGGCCCGACGCCCGCGGCCCCAAGCTCCTGTCCATCGAGGAGGACGCGGCGCACGGCCTGTGGCGCGTCCGCCAGACGTTCGCCGACCCCAACGGCGACCATGGCTGGGGCATCAGCGCGGAGGTCGATCTGGCGGCCTCCGACGAGGAGGGCCGCGCGGTGCTGCGCGTCACCGACGTCGGCGAGCTCTGA
- a CDS encoding ABC transporter transmembrane domain-containing protein: MQIRDLPYSDPGEPDVRSGPRFLYWLARNQLGGQLKALGWGLLQQCGIAGLPLTVGLAVQAAVDRSGDRLAFAAALNVLLGVAIAVGETMLHRTAVTNWITAAARVQQLLARKTAELGSVLTRRVAAGEVVAVSTGDVEKIGWFVEALSRFAASAGALVVICVGLLIYQPALGVVVAIALPVLALAVLPLLPRATKRADLQRERAGRATELASDTVAGLRVLRGIGGEDLFLGRYREASQEVRRAAVHSARMWSLISAVQVLLPGLLLITVVLYGARLALDGRIAVGELVTVYSAVTLMLFPLQHFEEIAMAYSFSRPSAKRAARVLALQRVTDPAGTDTGVPSGPRAALPSGDLYDPATGLLAPQGRFTAVVCGDPDAAGRLADRLGGHAAEPGGLPSVLLGSVALDGLALERARTAVLVQDKDPVLLSGTLRELLDVPSSGQVEAADALAAACCEDVLEALTQASVHHDGDPMDTRITERGRSLSGGQRQRLALARSLVVDPEVLVLDEPTSAVDSHTEAKVAEGIKRLRAGRTTVVFTSSPLLLDLAERIVFVHEGEVTSVGVHRELVRTDARYRAVVTRETDEEQAQALEKVEESA, translated from the coding sequence ATGCAGATTCGCGATCTTCCGTACTCGGACCCGGGCGAGCCGGATGTCCGCTCGGGTCCCCGCTTCCTGTACTGGCTGGCGCGCAACCAGCTCGGCGGCCAGCTCAAGGCGCTCGGCTGGGGCCTGCTCCAGCAGTGCGGCATCGCCGGGCTGCCCCTGACCGTCGGCCTGGCGGTGCAGGCGGCCGTCGACCGCTCGGGCGACCGGCTCGCGTTCGCCGCCGCGCTCAATGTGCTGCTCGGCGTGGCCATCGCGGTCGGCGAGACGATGCTGCACCGCACCGCGGTCACCAACTGGATCACCGCGGCCGCCCGGGTCCAGCAGTTGCTCGCGCGCAAGACGGCCGAACTCGGCTCGGTGCTCACCCGCCGGGTCGCGGCCGGCGAGGTGGTGGCGGTCTCCACCGGTGACGTCGAGAAGATCGGATGGTTCGTCGAGGCGCTCTCCCGGTTCGCGGCGTCGGCCGGCGCGCTGGTGGTCATCTGCGTCGGGCTGTTGATCTACCAGCCCGCGCTCGGCGTCGTCGTCGCCATCGCCTTGCCCGTACTCGCCCTGGCCGTCCTGCCGTTGCTTCCGCGCGCCACCAAGCGCGCCGACCTCCAGCGCGAAAGGGCGGGCCGGGCAACGGAGTTGGCGTCCGACACGGTCGCGGGGCTGCGGGTGCTGCGGGGCATCGGCGGCGAGGACCTCTTCCTCGGCCGCTACCGCGAAGCCTCCCAGGAGGTGCGCCGGGCGGCCGTGCACAGCGCCCGCATGTGGTCGCTGATCTCGGCGGTCCAGGTGCTGCTTCCGGGGCTGCTGCTCATCACGGTGGTCCTGTACGGCGCGCGCCTCGCGCTCGACGGGCGGATCGCGGTGGGTGAACTGGTCACCGTGTACAGCGCGGTGACGCTGATGCTGTTCCCCTTGCAGCACTTCGAGGAGATCGCGATGGCGTACTCCTTCTCGCGGCCCTCCGCGAAGCGGGCGGCCCGGGTGCTCGCGCTCCAGCGGGTCACCGACCCGGCCGGGACGGACACGGGGGTGCCGTCCGGGCCACGAGCGGCTCTGCCGTCCGGTGATCTCTACGACCCGGCGACCGGGCTGCTCGCACCTCAGGGCCGGTTCACGGCCGTGGTGTGCGGCGACCCGGACGCCGCCGGGAGGCTCGCGGACCGGCTCGGCGGACACGCCGCCGAGCCGGGCGGGCTGCCCTCGGTGCTGCTCGGCTCGGTCGCCCTCGACGGGCTGGCGCTCGAGCGCGCCCGTACCGCCGTCCTCGTCCAGGACAAGGACCCGGTGCTGCTCTCCGGCACGCTGCGGGAACTGCTCGACGTGCCGTCGTCGGGGCAGGTCGAGGCGGCCGACGCGCTCGCGGCGGCGTGCTGCGAGGACGTGCTGGAAGCGCTCACGCAGGCGTCGGTGCACCATGACGGCGACCCGATGGACACCCGGATCACCGAGCGCGGCCGGTCGCTCTCGGGCGGCCAGCGCCAACGCCTGGCGCTGGCGCGGTCGTTGGTCGTCGACCCCGAGGTGCTCGTGCTCGACGAGCCGACCTCGGCGGTCGACTCGCACACCGAGGCGAAGGTCGCGGAGGGCATCAAGCGACTGCGGGCCGGGCGGACCACGGTGGTGTTCACCTCGTCGCCGCTCCTCCTCGACCTGGCCGAACGGATCGTGTTCGTGCACGAGGGCGAGGTCACGTCGGTTGGCGTGCACCGCGAACTGGTGCGCACCGACGCCCGCTACCGCGCGGTCGTCACCCGTGAGACCGACGAGGAGCAGGCGCAGGCCCTGGAGAAAGTGGAGGAGTCGGCATGA